TCGCCCGAGTAGAACAGCACCCAGCACGAGCTCCTTGGCCGCTGCCTCTGACGCTGCTCCTTTCGACTTCGTGGCGCTCAGGAGGTGTGACCCCCGTCGGCCATGAGTTCGGCGCCGGTGATGAAGGAGGCCTCGGGGCTGGCGAGATAGGCGACCGCGCTGGCGATCTCCTCGGCACGGCCATAACGGCCAACCGCGATGCCCGGAGCGACGATCCGTGACACCGGTCCGCCATCCGGGTTCATGTCCGTGTCCGTGGGACCAGGATGGACGGTGTTGACCGTGATGCCCTTGGGGCCGAGATCGCGCACCAGGCTGCGGTTGAAGCCGGTGATCGCGCCCTTGGTGAGTGTATAGAGCGACGCGTTGGCGAACCCCACGTAGCGGACCGTCGAGCTGCCGATGTGGATGATGCGGCCGCCGGACTTCATGTGCCGCGCGGCCTCCTGGGTCGCGACGAAGACGCCGGTGACGTTGACGGCGATCATCCGCTCATAATCCTCGAAGGAGATCTCCTCGATCGGACCGCCCAGGGCGATGCCGGCGTTGTTGACGAGAATGTCGATGCCGCCGAGCGCCTCGACGGTCTGCGCCACCGCGGCGCGAACGGCCTTTGGATCTCCGGCGTCGGCGCGCAGGGCGATGGCCTTGCCGCCCGCGTCCTGGATGGCGCGGGTGACCCGCAGCGCCTTGTCGGGTGAGGAGTGGTAGGTGATCGCGACGGCGGCACCGTCCGCGGCGAGGCGGCTGGCGATGGCGGCGCCAATCGAGCGCGAGCCTCCGGTGACGAGGGCGACCTTGCCTGCGAGGGGGAAACGAGAAGCGGTCATGAGCGGAGCTCCGTGTAAGAGACCCGGTAGATATGACCCGTCTCCTCGTGCAGGATTAGCCACGAGGGTTCACAAGCTGCTTCAAGCATCCGTTGAAAATCATGGAGACACTCACCAACCTTGAGTCCTTTGTACGGAGCGCCGAGGCGGCGAGCTTCTCGGCCGCGGCGCGGCGGCTGGGACTGACGCCCGCGGCCATCAGCCGCAACGTGGCGACGCTGGAGCGCAACCTCGGCGTACGTCTGTTCCAGCGCAGCACCCGCAAGTTGACCCTGACCGAGGCCGGCGAGCACTTCCTCCAAGCGGTACGAGGCCACCTGGAGGGTGTGCAGGAGGCCATCGCGGGGGTGGCAACGGAACAGGACGAGCCGGCGGGCCTGCTCAGGTTGAGCCTGAGCCCGTCCTTCGGAATGGAATACATCCTGCCGCTGCTTCCGGCCTTCCTCGCACGCCATCCGCACGTCCGCGCCGACTGGCAATTCGAGAACCGCCAGGTCGACCTGATCGCCGAGGGCTTCGATGCCGCGATCGGCGGTGGCTTCGAGCTGTCGTCGGGAATGGTGGCCAGAGCGCTGGCACCCGCGCATGTCATCGCGGTCGCTTCCCCGGCCTATATGAAAGGGAGGGCTCCGCCCGCCGATCCCAGCGAGCTGGCGGCGTTCGACGGAATCGTCATGCGTGGGAGCCGGACGGGCCGGGTGCGGCAGTGGACGATGCGAGACGCGGCCGGCTCGGAGCTGACGGCGGCGCTGCCTGAGACCATCCGCTTCAACGATCCGCTGGCCATGATCCGCGCCGCGCTGCTCGGCCTCGGGGTGACGCTCGTCGCGGTGCCGGACGTGCTCTCCCATCTCAAGAGCGGCGCGCTCGTGCGTCTCCTGCCACGCTGGTATGCGGATGCGGGCATGATCTCCCTCTACTATGCCAACCGCACCCTCGTGCCGGCCAAGACGAGGGCCTTCGTCGACCATGTCCTCAAGGCATTCCGCCGCGAACGGCTCGCGGAGCGCTTCTCGGCGGTCCCTGGGGCGTGGCTTTCTGGCCAGGGGCGCTGAGCGCCGTGCTATGCCACCCCGCCCGAAGCTGGGCCTATCTGAAACCACATTTCCAAGGTGGCCTGCTGATGAGACGCGTGTTGCTGTCTTCCGTTGTCGTTCTTTCTGTCCTCGCCTCGTGCGCGAACGCTCCCGGCTCTTTCGATGAAGCCACCGGGACGCCCGAGGCGCCGATGGAACCGCTCGCCGAGCCGTCCTCGCTGGCGAACACCGTGCTGGCGCCTCCGCAGGCGAACTTCTCGTGGTGGTGCCAGCCCGGCAACCTGCGCTGCTATTTCGACCCGGCGTGGTCCACCGGCCAGCCGCCGCTCCAGTTCACCTGGACCTTCCCGCCGGGCGCGTTCTCCAGCGGCGGAGATGCGCCCACCGTCTCTTTCTATCCCCCCGGCACGTATTCGGTAACGCTGAGGGTGCGCGACGCGCTGGGCCAGGAGTCGACTGTCACCAGGCCGGTCAGCCCGGGCGCGCAATACCTGCCGAAGACGGGCTCCTGGTCCAACCTCGCGCGCCCAGGCTCGAGCCTCGACTTCTTCGCCACGCCGAATGGCGGGTACACGGCCACCTGGTACACCTTCACCCCGGACGGCGCGCCGGTCTGGTACACCACGGGCATCAGCTTCCTGTACAACAACTCGTGGAGCGCGCCGCTCTACCTCTCGACGTGGAATGGCTCGTCGAACGTCCTCACCTCCGTGGGCTCGCTGGAATTGAAGCTCATGTCGCGGAGCTCGGCGGCGTTCTCGTACACGGTGAACGGCGTCTCCGGCAACGAGCCCTACACGTACCAGTTGGGCGGATTGGACCGCACCGGCGCCTGGTACGAGCCGGCGTTCTCTGGCTGGGGGCTGAACCTCCAGGAGCATTCTGGGTTCTACGGCGCGAAGGTGGCTTTCTACGAAGGCTCGCAGCCACGCTGGGTGGAGGGCTCCACCACGCCTGGGC
The sequence above is drawn from the Archangium gephyra genome and encodes:
- a CDS encoding PKD domain-containing protein; its protein translation is MRRVLLSSVVVLSVLASCANAPGSFDEATGTPEAPMEPLAEPSSLANTVLAPPQANFSWWCQPGNLRCYFDPAWSTGQPPLQFTWTFPPGAFSSGGDAPTVSFYPPGTYSVTLRVRDALGQESTVTRPVSPGAQYLPKTGSWSNLARPGSSLDFFATPNGGYTATWYTFTPDGAPVWYTTGISFLYNNSWSAPLYLSTWNGSSNVLTSVGSLELKLMSRSSAAFSYTVNGVSGNEPYTYQLGGLDRTGAWYEPAFSGWGLNLQEHSGFYGAKVAFYEGSQPRWVEGSTTPGPSVSMNLNWRSGPGLCPGCTYVGPPGALPVGSVSIQIPSSSTSGLTKMNITTPSGARWVLPWVNVSKLTQ
- a CDS encoding LysR family transcriptional regulator yields the protein METLTNLESFVRSAEAASFSAAARRLGLTPAAISRNVATLERNLGVRLFQRSTRKLTLTEAGEHFLQAVRGHLEGVQEAIAGVATEQDEPAGLLRLSLSPSFGMEYILPLLPAFLARHPHVRADWQFENRQVDLIAEGFDAAIGGGFELSSGMVARALAPAHVIAVASPAYMKGRAPPADPSELAAFDGIVMRGSRTGRVRQWTMRDAAGSELTAALPETIRFNDPLAMIRAALLGLGVTLVAVPDVLSHLKSGALVRLLPRWYADAGMISLYYANRTLVPAKTRAFVDHVLKAFRRERLAERFSAVPGAWLSGQGR
- a CDS encoding 3-oxoacyl-ACP reductase family protein, which translates into the protein MTASRFPLAGKVALVTGGSRSIGAAIASRLAADGAAVAITYHSSPDKALRVTRAIQDAGGKAIALRADAGDPKAVRAAVAQTVEALGGIDILVNNAGIALGGPIEEISFEDYERMIAVNVTGVFVATQEAARHMKSGGRIIHIGSSTVRYVGFANASLYTLTKGAITGFNRSLVRDLGPKGITVNTVHPGPTDTDMNPDGGPVSRIVAPGIAVGRYGRAEEIASAVAYLASPEASFITGAELMADGGHTS